ATAACGCTTATGCGTTTGATAATAAAAAAATATGAGGCGATACTTTTCGCCGCGACTCTGCTGGTAGCGGTTTTCGCCGCTTCCGGCGTGCGTCGGAGCGACATCGTAACGGGGCAGGCGCATGCCACACCCGCCATTCCTTCCGCCGGCACGGTTGCGTTGACTTTTGACGACGGCCCGCATCCCGTCTATACCGCGCAATTGGCGGCCAAACTTAAAAAATACGGCGTCCCCGCCACGTTTTATCTGGTGGGAAAACAAATAGAAAAGCATCCGTCGCTGACGGCTCTTCTTGCCGAAAACGGTTTTGAAATAGGCGGGCACACTTATTCGCACGACAATCTGACGCTGTTGGACGAAGCGCGGGTAATTTACGAACTTGAAAAGACCCGAATCCTCATAAGACGGCACGCATCCGTGGATTCCTACGGTTTTCGTCCCCCCGGCGGCCGCCACGACGAAAGAATAAGGCGCATCGCCGATGGTATGGGATACAGAATGGTTTTGTGGGACATCCTGCCGAAAGACCACGAAGACATATCGAGCCGCGACATTGCCCGCCGGGTTTTAGACGGCGTAAAGAGGAATCACGGAGGCATTGTTCTGCTTCATTCGGGGAAAGCGTCCACCCTTGAGGCGCTCGACGATATAATACCGGCGCTTCTTGCCGAAGGTTTCAAATTTTCCGCCGCCGGCGCCCTCTCGGAAACAAATGCCCAGAATACTGGCGATTGATTACGGTTCTAAAAATATGGGCATAGCCGTCTCCGATGCCCTGGGGATGACGGCGCAGCCGCTGGTCACTTACAAAAGAATTTCCTTCGAGCGCGACATTGAGTATGTGAGCCGCCTTGCGTCGGAGTATTCCGTAGAAAAAATCGTCATGGGACTGCCGGTGCATCTCGACGGCCGCGAGAGTGATTCCTCGCGCTCGGCTCGGGATTTCGGCGAGCGCCTGACGGCTTCCGCGGGGGCGGGCGTGGAATATTTCGACGAAAGAATGACGACCTCCGTCATCGACAGAATGCTCATAGAGGAAGCCGACGTCTCCCGCGCCAAAAGAAAAAAAGTCAGGGATAAACTGGCCGCCGTTCTGATACTCCAAAACTATCTGGATTCCAAAGCGATTACCGACGACAATACGTTATGAAGCGGAACCTCCCGCCCACCCGCGATTTCAAAATCTCTTTTTCGTTTCGCCTGCCGTCATCCGGCAGATTCTCCGCGACTCTGACCGCGCTTGTTCTTGCCACCGCGTTATATTTTTTCTACGCCGCGGTGATTGCCAACGATCTGGAGACAAAAATACTGGTCGATATTCCGCGTGATTCGACAGCGGCGCGCGCCTCGCGCATTCTTGCGGACCGCGGCGCCGTGAAATCGCCGGGGATTTTCAGATATTGGCTCAAGCTGGCGCGCGCGGAGTCGCGCATAAAAGCGGGGGTTTATGAGATTGCGCCGCGCGAATCCGTTTTCGGCGTGGCGTCCAAAATCGTGAGGGGCGATAGTCACAGGATACGGCTTACAGTTCCCGAGGGTTACGAGGCGGCGCGAATAGCCGCGCTTGCGGAATCCTCCGGCCTCGGCGCCTCCGCGGAATTCCTTGCGTATGTCGCAAAAAATGGTCTGGAGGGGTATCTGTTCCCTGAAACTTATTTTTTTGATTACGGCTCGACCGCCGAGGCCGTTGCCCGACGGATGAAAGAGGAATTTGATCGCAGGATAACGCCGGATATGCTTGAGCGCGCCAAAGAGACGGGACTTGATTTGCGGCGACTGGTAATTCTGGCATCCATCATCGAGAAAGAAGCCACGAAAAACGATCGCCGTCTGGTATCCGCGGTGTTTCATAATCGTCTGAAAAGAAGGATGTATCTGGAAAGCTGCGCGACCGTGCTTTACGCTCTCGGAAAACATAAAGATCGGCTGATTTACGCCGACCTCAGAGTAAAATCGCCGTATAATACCTACCTTAATTACGGTTTGCCGCCCGGACCGATATCGAATCCCGGCATGGAGTCCATTATGGCGGCGCTTTATCCCGACGACTCCGCCGCTCTGTTTTTTGTCGTCGACGAAACATCGGGGACGCATATTTTTTCCCGATACTACAAAGATCATCTCGGTGTGCAGAAAAAACCCGCCGCACAAAAAACGACCTCCCGCTAATGCCGGCAAAAACGATTATTGACGGACTTGACATGCCGCAAAAAAAATGTTACAATTTCCATAAACGTAATATTTGGAATCATCCGCGACGGGTTGTGTCCGCGCGCGGAATATCAAATTAAGGAGGCATAGATGAAAAAAAATATGATTGTGGCGGCGGTTCTGACCGTTGCTCTTTCGACCGCTTCTTTCGCGGGCAGACCGTTTTTGACCGAGGACGCCCCTGTTTCGGATGTCGGAGTCGTCGGCGTGGAACTTGGCGCGGACTATAAAACGCCGATTTCGGAGGTTGACTCGAATTTTGTGTTCTACGGCGGGATACTTCCTTCTCTCGAACTTTATCTGGAGGTGCCTTATACCGGATTAGGAGGGGGCGCACCCGGGAAATTGGAAGTTTTTAACGTCGGGTCGAAATACAATCTATTCAAAGTCGGCGAGGAACAGATTCTCACGCTGGTGTTCAATATTGCCAATCTGCCGAAAAAGTGGTCGTCGCTTTCTTATGGCGCGGCTGCGGCGGCATCCAAGAATATCGGATTTCTTACCGTGCATTCAAACCTTGGATTCAGTTTTTTGTCGGGAGAAAATAATGATTATGTTTTTGATGGTTACATCTGGGGTGTTGCCGTCGAAAAGTCGTTATCCGAAACTTTGACACTATGCGGAGAGGTTCACTCAGGGAGCACTCTTTTTGACAAGGCGTTCGACGATAATCACGTTACCGGCATGGGTGGCGTAAGATGGTCGCTTAATCAGAAACTTTGTCTGGATTTCTCGGTGCGGCTACCCCTTACCTCTGCCGCCGAGAATCGCGCCGAGGACGGCGCCCCGACGGAAAAAGCGCATTATGTCGTCGGTCTCACTTATGAGTTCTAGAAAATCCGGCGCTGAAACCATTTATTTACGCCGGGGCGCTTGAAGATTTGATTTTCAAGGATTTTGAATATGGAGGTAAAATAATAATATGCACATACCCGACGGCTTTCTGGCCAAAGAAGTTTTTATTCCTCTGATGGTGGTTTCCGCTCTCGGGGTGGCCGCCGCGTCCCGCTCGGCTTCCGGTCGTTTAGGGGCTCGCGCGGCGCCCCTCGCGGGGGCTATGGCCGCTTTTGTCTTTGCGGCGCAGATGATAAACTTTCCCGTGGGCGCCGGCGTTTCCGGACACTTTGTCGGGACGGCTTTTCTTGCGGCTGTTTTGGGCGTACCGTCGGCGATTCTTGCCATGACGGCCGTCCTGGCTGTGCAGGCCTTCCTGTTTGCCGACGGAGGAATCGCCGCCCTGGGCGCCAATATTTTTAATATGGCGATAGTCGGAGCCCTTGCGGCGGGCGCGGTTTTTTCCGCCGGTCGACGGTTTATGCCCGATCGCGCCGCGGTTTTTGCCGCGGGCTTTTTCTCGACGGTGGCCGCTGCGGTTTTTTGCGGAATCGAGCTTGCCGCCTCCGGAGTCGCCCCTGCTCTGCCGGTCGTGAGCGCGATGGCGCTTACGCACGCCGTAATAGGACTTGCCGAGGGCGCCATAACCGCCGCCGCCTACTCCGCGGTAAAAAAAACGTCGCCTGAAATATTGGCCGCGGCGGCTCTTGAAGGGAGAGCGCAATGAGCGTATCCGCCAAAAAAATTACGATATTGTTCGCCGTCGCCGCGATTGCGCTGGCCGCGCTGTCTTTTATGGCTTCAGGGCTGCCCGACGGACTGGAAGCCGTGGCCGAACATTTCGGTTTCGCCGGGATGGCTGCAGAGTCGATCAAATCTCCCGCGCCCGGTTACGTTTTTCCGTCGATAGCCGATGAAAAAACTTCGGGGATTCTGGCAGGGTTCTTCGGCGCCGCGATGGTTTTTGCGCTGAGCGCGCTGGGCTTTCGCCTGGCCGCGGGCAAAAAAAGACCGCGCTGAACGGCATTTCAAATTATGCGCAAATCTGTCCGCTTGCCCTCCATCGACGGCAAAACGTCAATTCTCCCCGGATGTCCGGCGAATTCCGGCTCGGGCGTTCCGAACTCCGTCGACCCGCGCTTAAAACTTGCCGCGCTGATAAGTTTTGTGCTTGCCGTCAATTTGACGCGCCCGTCGACAATTTATTTCGCGCTGTCTGTGGCGGTCGTTTTTTGCGCCGCGGTATTTGCGCGCCTCGCGCTCTCGCGCTTCGCCCGAAGATTTTTTGCGGCGGCATCGTTTGCCGCTCTCCCCGCAGCCGCCGGCTACGTCGGAGGCAATTTCGACGGCGCGAGAATCGCCGTTGTTTTATCCAAATCGTGCGCGTGCATCGCCGCCGTTTCGATTTTTTCGTCGGTGACGACTTTCGGCGAGACCGTCAAAGCGATGGGTAATTTCGGAATGCCGCGGGGAGTTCTTGCGGTGGCTGTGTTTCTGCACAGGTATTACGCTGTCGTAGCCGACGAGCTCATCAATAAAAAATACGCCTTGGCCCTGCGCCCCCGCTTTTTTCTCATTAAGACCTACGGATACGCGCTCGCCGATATTTTTGGCCGCAGTTACAAACGCAGCGCGGCTATTTCGCGTTCCATATCCCTTCGCTCGGAGGGTTTTTGAATCGGAATCCTGCGTCATCGTCATCGGCGGAATCCTGTTTGTCTCCGGCCGTTTCGGCGGATGAACTCCGCTACGCCTATCCGGATACCGGCCATAGCGCTGTTGACGGCGTAAGTTTCAGTGTCGCGTCCGGTGAAACACTCGTGGTCGCGGGTCCTAACGGAGCCGGCAAGACGACGCTTCTTATGATGGCGGCGGGCCTTATCGAGGGCGGAGGTTGCGCCGGCATATTCGGCGTCCGCGCTTCGCCGGCCTCGCTGCCGCGCTACCGGCGGCGGCTTGGTTTTCTATTCCAGAATCCCGACGAGCAACTTTTTATGCCTACGGTTTTCGACGATGTGGCGTTTTCTCTTGCCGACGACAAACTTCCGCCCGAAGATGTCGGCCGCAGAGTTTCGGATGCGCTTGCGCGCGCGGGTTTTACGGCTTCCGCGGCGACATCTCCGCACAATTTGAGTTTCGGCGAGAAAAAACGCGCTGCGCTTGCCGCCGCTCTTGTGACAAACCCCGACATTCTGATTCTTGACGAACCGACACTTGGCCTTGACCCCCCGTCTAAAAGAGATTTTATTGCGCTTCTCGGCGGGATAAAGGCCTCAAAACTGATATCAACCCACGACTTGGAATTAGCCGGACGTCTGGCCGATAAAATCTTGTTTATTGAAAGGGGAAAATCAGTTTTTTACGGACCATCCGGCGAATTCTTCGCCGGTTCCCTTTCGTCCGATTTCTTCGGCGACCCCCGCCCCTGAATAATCCATCCCGCCGCATTTGACAATACAAGGGCATTTTGTTATAATTCCCGACGTTAATGACGCGGGCGTAGTTCAGTGGCTAGAACGTCTCGTTGCCAACGAGAAGGTCGTGGGTTCAAGTCCCATCGCCCGCTTTTCTTTCGTCCTCAAAACGGCCGGCCGCGCTTATCGGAGCCGGCTTTTTTAATGCAGTGATTAGTGGATAGTGGTCAGTGGTTAGTAAAAACTCTTTTTTGCTTCTACTCGCCACTAATCACCAGTCACTAACCACTCAAACTTATGACCTGGCTATATCAGATACCCATACTTCTTTTCTCGGTAATACTTCACGAATACGCCCACGGCTGGATGGCCGAGCGCAAAGGCGACGATACCGCGCGCGTAATGGGACGTCTCACGTTCAATCCTTTGGCGCATATCGATCCCGTAGGAAGCGTGCTGTTGCCGCTTATCGCCGCGCTTACCGGCGGACCTCTTATCGGCTGGGCGAAGCCGGTGCCCGTCAATCCCTACCGGCTCAACGACCCGACTCGCGATATGATGTGGGTCGGCGCGGCCGGACCCGTTTCCAATCTGCTTTTGGCGGTGGTCTGTTCTTTCGCGCTTTTTTTTCTGAAATTCGCGGGCATTGAGGACAAGCTGATATATTCTTTTCTGGGTTATGCTGTAGTGATAAATGTTCTTCTGCCGGTTTTCAATATGGTGCCGGTGCCGCCCCTCGACGGCTCCCGCGTCCTGTCCGGACTTTTGCCGTCGCGCATCGCTTACGAATATATGAAAATCGAGCCGTACGGAATTTTTATAATTTTCATACTGATATCGTCGGGCTTTTTCTGGCGGCTCATAATGCCCGCGGTATATGCCATAGTCGGCCTCCTGGTGGGGTGGCACACAATGATAATATGAGTAAAAATTTTGAGGTTTTATCAGGGAAAGAACGCATACTTTCGGGTATGCGCCCGACGGGTAATCTGCACATAGGTCATTTTTGGGGTGTGCTTGAAAACTGGCGGCGGCTCCAGGAAAACAACGATTGTTTTTTTATGGCGGCCGACATCCACGCGCTGACCACCGAGTATGAGCGTCCCGACGCCATCGCCGCGGCTTCTATTGAAATAGTGAAGGACTGGCTGGCCTCCGGCATGGATCCGCGAAAATCCGTTATTTTCCGTCAGTCCGACGTAACCGAGCATTCCGAACTTCATCTGTTGCTGTCCATGATAACCCCGCTGGGATGGCTTGAGCGCTGTCCGTCGTACAAAGAACAGTTGCGCGAGTTGGCGGGACGCGACCTTCACACCTACGGTTTTTTGGGCTATCCGCTTCTTCAGGCGGCCGATATTCTGGTTTATAAGGCCACCGCCGTTCCCGTCGGAGAAGACCAGTTGCCGCACATAGAATTGACCCGCGAAATCGCCCGCAGATTCAATTCGCTTTACGCCGGAAACAAACCGGTTTTTCCGGAGCCCAAATCGATTGTTACGCCGTCGCCCAAAGTGCCCGGCACCGACGGGCGAAAGATGTCTAAATCCTACGGAAACGCCATCGAACTCTGCGACGAGCCGCCGGTCTTGAAAAAACGGGTGAACTCAATGTTTACCGACCCCGTAAAAATAAAAATTGACGACAAAGGCCACCCCGACGCCTGCGTGGTTTTCGCGTTTAATAAGTTGCTTAATCCTTCGGTTTCCGCGTCGCGCGAAATTTCCTGCCGCAATGGCGAAACCGGCTGCGTCGAATGCAAAAGAGAATTGCTCGCGCTTCTCGACGGGCTGCTTTTGCCCATACGCGATAAAAGAAAGACGATAAAAAATTCGGACGCCGCCGACGTTCTGTCCGACGGCGCCGTCAAGGCGCGCGCCGCCGCCGCCATCGTCCTGGAAGAGGCCAAAAGAGTTATGGGTCTTGGTTCCTCCACGCTAAAAAAATGACATACGAAGTCCACATTCCGATTTTTGAAGGGCCGCTGGATCTTCTGCTCCATATCATCAAAAAAAATGATATGGATATACAGGAGGTCAAGGTTTCCCAGATTACGCAGGAGTTCCTTGAATACGTTAATCTGATGAAAGAACTCAACCTGGACTTGGCGGGCGAGTTTCTGGTGATGGCGGCCACGCTTCTTGAAATGAAGTCGCGTTCGATGCTGCCGTCGACCGAGGAAGAAAGCCAAGAGCCCGAGATGTTTGCCGATCTTAAAGAGCGGCTTACGGAATACCAGAAATACAAGCAGATCGCCTCGGTTCTGGCCGGCCACGAAGAAAAAAACCGCGATATTTTCTACCGCTCCCGCCCGGAGTTCTCGACGGACGATTACACCCTCGACGTTTCGCTCTTCGACCTGCTTGACACTTTCAAACATGCCATAACGATACTCCCCGACGACGTCAAAAAAATCGTTTACGAGGAAATACCCATTGAGCGCAGAATCACGGAGATACTCGAAATTCTACGCGAAAAAAGATTCATTCCGTTTAAGGAACTTTTGCTCCGCGAAAAAACGCGCATGGGCGTGGTGGTAAGTTTTCTGGCCGTTCTGGAACTTACCCGCCTCGGTCAGATAATCGCCCGCCAGAAAGAGACCTTTGGCGAAATTCGTATCTATTTGATAGAATACAAGCCCGACGAACAGGGAGCCGTTTCCGACGGCGAACCCGCTCCTGCGGATGCCTCCGTATCCGCGGAAACAGAATCGGCCCAAACCGATACCGAACCTCAACAGGGAGAATCCAATGCCTAAGATGAAAACGCACAGCGGCGCGAAAAAACGCTTTTCGGTCACAAAAAACGGCAAGGTAAAGCACAGAAAAGCCGGTTTAAGACACCTTTTGACAGGAATGAAGGCATCGCGCGGAAGACGTCTTCACAAAACCGGTATTCTTCATACCGCGTCCGCCGCAGCCATACTGAAAAAATTGCCGTACGCCTGACGAAAGGCAGTGGTTAGTGGATAGTGAATAGTGGATAGTAAAGACTTTTTTTGCTTCTACTCGCCACTATTCACTATCCACTAACCACTGTTTTTATGGAATTCAGCGAGCTTATCAATATCGTAGAGGTTCTTCTGTTTATCACCGATCGCCCGCTTTCTTCGCGGCGTCTTAAGGACGTCGTAGGGGAAGATGCTACCGAGGATGAAATACGCGCCGCCGTCGCCGAATTGTCAAAACGTCTGGCCGATTCGTCGTCCCCGCTTGAAATAAGGGACGTGGCCGGTGGATGGCAGTTCGCCACGCGCGCCGATTATTCCGCGTGGGTCAAAAAACTCTACCGCGACAAGACCCGCCTCAAACTTTCCCAGTCGGCGCTGGAGACGCTTTCAATTATCGCCTACCGGCAGCCCATAACGCGACTTGAGATAGAGCGTGTAAGAGGCATAGAATCAGGCGGCGTGACGGAGACGCTGCTGGAGCGAAAACTAATCAAGATAGTCGGCCGCAAGGAAACTCTGGGACGGCCGTTACTTTACGGCACGACTCAGGAATTCCTGAAGTATTTCGGCCTCAAGCATCTGAGCGAACTCCCCACCATAGAAGATTTTTCTCCGCCGGAGGAATCCTCCGCTGTATCGACATCCGACGATTCCGAACCCGAAGGCGATATCCCCGCCGACGATGCCCCCGCGGAAGAAACCGCAGGTTAAGGCGCTCCCCGCAATGATCGGACTTTCCACCGTATATCTTAACGGCCCATCCTGTCGCGACTGGCCGCGACTGCTTAAAGCCGCGCGCCGTCTGGGTTACGACTCTTTTGAGCTGGACGTGGCCGTTCCGTCGGCCTGGCTGCCCGGCATAAAAAAATCTGTCGCTTCCGGCGAGGCAAAAATATTGAGTGTTCACAATTTCTGCCCCAAGGTCGAAAGCGTACCCGACGGCAGAAGTATCTGGAGCGCCTATCTGATAACCTCCGAAGACGAAACGGAGCGCCGTCGCGCCGTCGACCTTACCAAGCGCTCCGTGGATACGGCCTCAGCCGTGGGCGCCTCGGTGGTTGTCGTGCATTCCGGTCAGACCGAAGTCACACCGCACGGACGCGACCTGGCCAAGTTCCTGCGCGATTTCGGCGCCGGCTCGGCTATGTACGCCGCGCGCCGCGACGAACTCAAAAAAAACCGCGCGGCCGTCGCCGAGCGTTATGTGCACAACGCCGTAAAATCCCTCGACGAATTGGCGCGTTTTGCCGCCGGATCGGGTGTTCGCCTGGGGCTGGAAAACAGATTTTTCTATCACGAGATACCGCTGCTTGACGAATTCGGCGAGATATTCCGGGCCGTCGGCTCGCCTTCGCTCGCGTTCTGGTACGACGTGGGACACGGCGAGGTTTTTATCCGCATGGGGCTGATGTCGTCGCACGAAGAGATACTTGAGCCGTACCGCGACCGGATAGCGGGATTCCATCTGCACGACGTCAGGGGGACGCAGGACCACTACGCTCCCGGCGAAGGCGAAATGGATTACACCCGTTTTCTGGGATATATGCGGCCCGATACCATAAAAATAATCGAGGCGCATCCGTATTCTAATCCCGATGCGGTGAGGTCTGCGCGGGATATTTTTGCCGTCGCGGATTGACTCGCGGACAAAAATATAAGACGCAAGAAAGTTGAGATTGTTGAAAAACCCCGTAATTTGTCATTGCGAGCCCCGACTTGTCGGGGCGTGGCAATCTCTCACACGACGATGATAGCGAGATTGCTTCGTCACTTCGTTCCTCGCAATGACAGCCAAGAGGACTTTTTCAATAATCTCAAGTTGATGGAATAAGCGCTGAGGGGGCGATATATCGCGGGTGGAAGTCCGGAGGAAAAAAATTATGAAAAAAAATCTTTACGCGCTCAGTGTTTTGGGCCGCGACCGTGTGGGAATAGTCGCAAAAGTCGCCGGACTGTTGGCCCGTTCGGGCATAAACATCGACGATTCGTCGATGGCGCGTCTGAAAAACGAGTTTTCGATGATACTCCTTTTGAGTTCCCCGCGTCCTATCGGCGACGGGTTGCGGCGCTCGCTCAAAAAGATTCTGCCGGGATTGGAGTTTTCAATCAGGGAGCTTAATTCCGCCGAAGTTACGGCATCGACCGCGCCTCGCCGTGTTTTTTCCGTAAAAATTTACGGCGCCGACCGAATCGGCATTGTGGCCGAAGCGACCCGTATTCTGGCGTCGCTTAAAGCCAATATTATAGATATGCGCACGCGGCTTATAAAGACGCCACGCCGTCCCGACGTGTATATTCTGATTCTCGACGCAATTCCGCCCGCGAAACTTGCGCGCAAAACTCTTGAAAAAGAGCTCAAACGCGCCGCCGGACGTATGTGTGTCAACGCCGAAATTACCGAGTACGCGCCCGTCGAACTGTAGAGGCCGCCTGAACCGTGAGCATTAAAATAATCGCGCTGCCCGACGAGCGTCTTAAATTAAAATCCGCCCGTGTGGATGTTATAACGCCGCGCGCGCTCGCTGTCGCGCTTTTGCTTTCCGACGCGCTGGATGAAATTCCTCACGCCGTGGGCATAGCGGCTCCGCAAATTGCCGAGCATTTAAGAGTAATCGCCGTCGACGCCGGCAAGTCCAAACATCCCTGTAATAATCGCGGCCGTTTGATTCTTATCAATCCGGAAATATCCGCTTCCTCGGGCAGAATGCTCTCGCGGGAGGGATGTATGAGCGTTCCGGGATTTCAGGGTATGGTAGAACGGGCTTCCGATATAAAAATCACCGCTCTGGCGCTGGATTCGCGTTTGATAGCTCGAATCCGCTCGTGCAAATTGTCGTCGGGGTTGAGTTCGGGCGAAGCGGTTTCGGTATGCAAAAAAATCGTACCGGCAACCTTCCGTTCGTCGGGATTTGAGGCGGTTGTTTTACAGCACGAGATAGACCATCTCGACGGAATTCTGTTTATCGACCGCATCAGACATATTTGATTTTTTCTTTGTAGCGGCGGGATTGCTATCCCGCCCGCGGGCGCGTTTCCGCGCCGACCCTTGACAATCCTTCTTTCGTTTTGTATAATTAGCAATCAAGCAGCAGGACTGCTAAAATAAACCCACAGTGTCACAGGAGGTCAAAGCGTATGAAATTGCAACCGCTCGGAGACAGGGTGCTGGTAAAAGCCCTTGAGCCAAAAGAAGTCAAGAAAGGCGGAATCATCATTCCCGATACCGCAAAAGAAAAGCCGCAGGAAGGCGAGGTTATCGCCGTAGGCCCCGGCAAGAAGAACGATGAGGGCAAGGTGATGCCCATGAATGTCAAAGTGAAAGATAAGGTACTCTTCGGCAAGTATTCCGGCACGGAAGTCAAGATCGAGAACGAAGATTATCTCATTATGAACGAAGACGACATCTACGCCGTCATTCAGGAATAAAAGCAGTCGTATAATAATAAGGATAAAGTTTAAACGGAGGATTCAATAATATGGCAAAGCAAATAGTTTACACCGATGAAGCCCGCAGAAAAGTAAAAAACGGAGTCGACAAACTTTCCAACGTAGTCAAAGTCACGCTGGGCCCCAAAGGCCGCTACGTGGTGCTCGATAAAAAATTCGGCTCGCCCACGATAACCAACGACGGCGTTACCATAGCCAAAGAAGTGGAACTCGAAGACCCCTTCGAGAACATGGGCGCGCAACTCGTAAGAGAAGTCGCTTCCAAGACCAACGACGTTGCCGGAGACGGCACCACGACCGCCTGCGTTTTGGCGCAGTCGATTATCGCCGAGGGATTAAGAAACATCACCGCCGGCGCCAATGCCATGCACGTAAAAAAAGGCATAGACAAAGCCGTAGCCGCGGTTGTGGAAGAAATCAAAAAGGTCTCCAAATCCGTCAAAGGCAAAGAAGAGATAGAGCAGATAGCGGCTATCTCGGCCAGCGACAAGGAAATCGGCAAACTCATAGCCAATGCCATGGACAAAGTCGGCAAGGACGGCGTAATTACCGTCGAAGAGGGAAAATCCGCCGAAACCACGCTCGACGTCGTCGAAGGTATGCAGTTCGACAGAGGTCACATCTCTCCGTACTTCGTAACGGATGCCGAGAGAATGGAAGCCGCCTACGACGATCCTTATATGGTCATCACCGATAAAAAAATATCGTCCATGCAGGACTTCCTGCCGCTTCTTGAAAAAATCGCGCAGACGGGACGTCCTTTCGTCCTCATAGCCGAGGACATCGAAGGCGAAGCGCTCGCTACCCTGGTGGTCAACAAACTCCGCGGCACGCTCAAAGTCGTGGCCGTAAAAGCCCCCGGATTCGGCGACCGTCGCAAAGAGATGCTTCAGGATATAGCGATATTGACCGGCGGACAGGTCATCTCCGAGGAAGCCGGAATGAAACTCGACAAAGCGGGCCTTGAGCTTCTGGGCAGCGCCAAGAGAGTTGTCGTCGACAAAGAGAACACGACCATTGTGTCCGGCAAGGGCGACAAGAAAGACATAGACAACCGCATCGCCCAAATCCGCAAGCAGATAGAAGAAACCAAGTCCGACTACGACAAAGAAAAACTGCAGGAACGTCTTGCCAAACTCGTCGGAGGAGTCGCCGTAATCAACGTGGGCGCCGCCACCGAAACCGAGATGAAAACCAAAAAGTTCAAGATAGAAGACGCCATGCACGCCACCCGCGCGGGCGTGGAAGAAGGCATTGTTCCCGGCGGCGGAGTCGCTCTTTTGAGAGCAGCGACTGTCCTTGAAACAATGAAGGCCTCCGATATTGACGAGCAGACCGGCATTAACATTGTCCGTCGCGCGATAGAGGAGCCCGTAAGGCAGATCGCCGAGAACGCCGGAGTGGACGGCGCCGTTGTCGTCGACAAGATAAAGGCCGGCAAGGACGCTAATTTCGGCTACAACGCGGATACGCAGGAGTACTGCGATATGCTTAAGGCCGGAATAGTAGACCCCGTCAAGGTCACCCGCACGGCGCTTCAGAACGCGTCTTCGATAGCGGGTCTCCTGCTTACCACGGACGCTCTGATAACCGACTTGCCCGAGAAAAAAGAAAAAATGTCGATGCCTCCTATGCCCGAGTATTGAGCGTCAGGCAGGTTCGATAATAAATAATGAAGGCCCTCGCGATAAGCGGGGGCTTTTCATTTTAATAATTCCCCCTTAACAAAGGGGGATACAGGGGGTTGTGTTTTTCCCGGCGATTTGACAACCCCCGTGCCTTGCGTTGGTTAGAAAATGAGAACTTGAAATTCCGGTTGTGTTTTTCCCGGCGATTTGACAACCCCCGTGCCCCCTTTTCTAAGGGGGAATTTTGTTTATGCTTCACCGTCGGAACGCGCGTTTTTCTCTCTAAATATGATATAATAACGCTGATTTTATGTCAGTATCCCTTCAGTTGGAAGATATCCGCAAAAGAATTGAAAGCGCCCGCCGAAGTCCGCGCCGACCGCCTCAAGCAGGTCCCGTCCGCTTG
This Elusimicrobia bacterium HGW-Elusimicrobia-1 DNA region includes the following protein-coding sequences:
- a CDS encoding Holliday junction resolvase RuvX, with amino-acid sequence MPRILAIDYGSKNMGIAVSDALGMTAQPLVTYKRISFERDIEYVSRLASEYSVEKIVMGLPVHLDGRESDSSRSARDFGERLTASAGAGVEYFDERMTTSVIDRMLIEEADVSRAKRKKVRDKLAAVLILQNYLDSKAITDDNTL
- a CDS encoding endolytic transglycosylase MltG; its protein translation is MKRNLPPTRDFKISFSFRLPSSGRFSATLTALVLATALYFFYAAVIANDLETKILVDIPRDSTAARASRILADRGAVKSPGIFRYWLKLARAESRIKAGVYEIAPRESVFGVASKIVRGDSHRIRLTVPEGYEAARIAALAESSGLGASAEFLAYVAKNGLEGYLFPETYFFDYGSTAEAVARRMKEEFDRRITPDMLERAKETGLDLRRLVILASIIEKEATKNDRRLVSAVFHNRLKRRMYLESCATVLYALGKHKDRLIYADLRVKSPYNTYLNYGLPPGPISNPGMESIMAALYPDDSAALFFVVDETSGTHIFSRYYKDHLGVQKKPAAQKTTSR
- a CDS encoding cobalamin biosynthesis protein CbiM; translated protein: MHIPDGFLAKEVFIPLMVVSALGVAAASRSASGRLGARAAPLAGAMAAFVFAAQMINFPVGAGVSGHFVGTAFLAAVLGVPSAILAMTAVLAVQAFLFADGGIAALGANIFNMAIVGALAAGAVFSAGRRFMPDRAAVFAAGFFSTVAAAVFCGIELAASGVAPALPVVSAMALTHAVIGLAEGAITAAAYSAVKKTSPEILAAAALEGRAQ
- a CDS encoding cobalt ABC transporter ATP-binding protein gives rise to the protein MRARRYFWPQLQTQRGYFAFHIPSLGGFLNRNPASSSSAESCLSPAVSADELRYAYPDTGHSAVDGVSFSVASGETLVVAGPNGAGKTTLLMMAAGLIEGGGCAGIFGVRASPASLPRYRRRLGFLFQNPDEQLFMPTVFDDVAFSLADDKLPPEDVGRRVSDALARAGFTASAATSPHNLSFGEKKRAALAAALVTNPDILILDEPTLGLDPPSKRDFIALLGGIKASKLISTHDLELAGRLADKILFIERGKSVFYGPSGEFFAGSLSSDFFGDPRP
- a CDS encoding site-2 protease family protein: MTWLYQIPILLFSVILHEYAHGWMAERKGDDTARVMGRLTFNPLAHIDPVGSVLLPLIAALTGGPLIGWAKPVPVNPYRLNDPTRDMMWVGAAGPVSNLLLAVVCSFALFFLKFAGIEDKLIYSFLGYAVVINVLLPVFNMVPVPPLDGSRVLSGLLPSRIAYEYMKIEPYGIFIIFILISSGFFWRLIMPAVYAIVGLLVGWHTMII
- the trpS gene encoding tryptophan--tRNA ligase — encoded protein: MSKNFEVLSGKERILSGMRPTGNLHIGHFWGVLENWRRLQENNDCFFMAADIHALTTEYERPDAIAAASIEIVKDWLASGMDPRKSVIFRQSDVTEHSELHLLLSMITPLGWLERCPSYKEQLRELAGRDLHTYGFLGYPLLQAADILVYKATAVPVGEDQLPHIELTREIARRFNSLYAGNKPVFPEPKSIVTPSPKVPGTDGRKMSKSYGNAIELCDEPPVLKKRVNSMFTDPVKIKIDDKGHPDACVVFAFNKLLNPSVSASREISCRNGETGCVECKRELLALLDGLLLPIRDKRKTIKNSDAADVLSDGAVKARAAAAIVLEEAKRVMGLGSSTLKK
- a CDS encoding segregation/condensation protein A, which produces MTYEVHIPIFEGPLDLLLHIIKKNDMDIQEVKVSQITQEFLEYVNLMKELNLDLAGEFLVMAATLLEMKSRSMLPSTEEESQEPEMFADLKERLTEYQKYKQIASVLAGHEEKNRDIFYRSRPEFSTDDYTLDVSLFDLLDTFKHAITILPDDVKKIVYEEIPIERRITEILEILREKRFIPFKELLLREKTRMGVVVSFLAVLELTRLGQIIARQKETFGEIRIYLIEYKPDEQGAVSDGEPAPADASVSAETESAQTDTEPQQGESNA